The following are from one region of the Synergistales bacterium genome:
- a CDS encoding class I SAM-dependent methyltransferase codes for MERHALDAPTQQYYKRHAARLAECYGGAEEGIAAWFDRAFTRGPSVLDIGAGAGRDLHLLRQAGWDARGVEPCRELIDEALRRYPELEGLLWEDCLPELSTLPDCEYENLLCAAVLTHVPEVHLFPSLIHLRRMLVDWGRVLVSTPTDRRGNPKAGRDGTGRFYNGVSPRQLKTLFGKAGFQCLEEKVEPDSLGRKDRYWSTQLYSKIDRQGHVQP; via the coding sequence ATGGAACGCCACGCGCTGGACGCACCGACACAGCAGTACTACAAGCGCCACGCCGCCAGGCTGGCCGAATGCTACGGCGGCGCGGAGGAGGGGATCGCCGCCTGGTTCGACCGGGCCTTCACCAGGGGACCGTCGGTGCTGGACATCGGCGCCGGGGCGGGGCGGGACCTCCATCTGCTCCGGCAGGCCGGCTGGGACGCCCGGGGCGTGGAGCCCTGCCGGGAGCTCATCGACGAGGCCCTGCGCCGCTATCCCGAACTGGAGGGCCTCCTCTGGGAGGACTGCCTTCCGGAGCTTTCCACCCTTCCCGACTGCGAATACGAGAATCTCCTCTGCGCCGCCGTCCTCACCCACGTACCGGAGGTGCATCTCTTCCCCAGCCTGATCCACCTCCGCCGGATGCTGGTGGACTGGGGCCGGGTGCTCGTCTCCACCCCCACCGACCGCCGGGGCAACCCCAAGGCAGGACGGGACGGCACGGGGCGGTTCTACAACGGTGTCTCCCCCAGGCAGCTCAAGACGCTCTTCGGCAAGGCGGGTTTCCAATGCCTGGAGGAGAAGGTGGAACCCGATTCGCTGGGACGGAAGGACCGCTACTGGTCCACCCAGCTCTACAGCAAGATCGACCGCCAGGGCCACGTGCAGCCGTAG
- a CDS encoding helix-turn-helix domain-containing protein, whose amino-acid sequence MLGRTRRPPTDRECTITLVGPESAKYRLVQSARKQGFSVVEDEERMLSFPEGLGHDRGSLPGECLRGARLKEGFTQRDLAESAGLSRHHISEMEHGKRPIGKDVARRLAQSLNVDYRIFL is encoded by the coding sequence ATGTTGGGACGCACGAGAAGGCCCCCTACTGACAGAGAGTGTACCATCACGCTTGTCGGTCCGGAATCGGCGAAGTACCGGCTTGTGCAGAGCGCCCGTAAACAGGGCTTTTCGGTGGTGGAAGACGAGGAACGTATGCTTTCCTTTCCCGAAGGTCTGGGGCACGATCGCGGTTCGTTGCCGGGGGAATGCCTCCGTGGTGCCCGGTTGAAAGAAGGCTTTACCCAGCGGGATTTGGCGGAATCCGCAGGCCTGAGCAGGCATCATATCTCGGAGATGGAACACGGCAAACGTCCTATTGGCAAGGATGTTGCCCGTCGCCTTGCCCAAAGCCTGAATGTCGACTACCGCATCTTTCTCTAA